The following nucleotide sequence is from Zea mays cultivar B73 chromosome 1, Zm-B73-REFERENCE-NAM-5.0, whole genome shotgun sequence.
GACGCTCCGCCGGGCATGCCCCCTTCTCCTCTGGACTGAGTGAATTAGGCCTGCCAGCACAGACGGATTTTTCTGTCTATATAGGCTCCAGATTTTGCCTGTAAGGGAACAGCATTCTTTGTAGGAAGTTGACGGAACCCCGTTCCTGCGTTCATTGGTTGGCTCATTCTTTGCTACGCATTCCTTTCCTCTGGCTGGGATATATATATATTTTGCTTGGGAACTGGGTGGATGCAATAATCAAACGGCGCCCGTGGTTGTGTGTGTTGCCCCTGTCCCCCTATGTGCTTGCAACTTGGTCTGAAGGCAGTGTGGTCTGGGCAAAGCTTTCCACAGCACGAACGAACGCGCTTGAGCTCAGTGCGCGTCCGCGTGATGTCTACAAGTCCACCTCGGGTCGTTGGAaactctggccattttcctcgcgTCCAAGGTCTAGCCAACCTGTCCGGGTCGCCGGTCGACGCCCCAGGCCAGGGCCAGGCCATCACCGATAGATACACACCCATCAGAACCCGGAACTAGTGCGACTAGGCCACTCGATCCACCACAAACTCGTCGCATTTTCCCTGCCGGGGCTCCACATGAATGATTTTTTTGCAGTCCCTCCATTTTTCATTCATACGGAGGGGGTCCACACTGCGAGCATTTAAGCCCATTCGCGTCCCGTCCCGTCAAACAAGCACTCAAACCTCCCTCCCAAGCCCTCTTTTTTCCCTCGCCGCGGCGCAGGCAGAGCAGAGGCACTAGCATGTCGCCGTTCGCCGCCCGCGTGGCCTCCTTGGCCGCGCTGCTGCTCGCCCTCCTGCTCGCGGCGCCGGCCTCGGCCGCCAACTTCACCTGCGCCACAGTGGGCAAAACGTGCCAGTCGGCGATCGGGTACGCGGTGCCCAACGCGACCACGTACGGGGAGCTGGTGGCGCGGTTCAACGCCACCACGACGCTGGCGGAGCTGCTGGGCGCCAACGGCCTCCCCGCCACGACGCCGGCCTCGACGCCGCTGGCGGCCAAGGCCACGGTGCGCGTGCCGTTCCGGTGCCGGTGCGGGAGCAACGGCGTGGGGCAGTCGGACGGGGGACCCTTCTACGTGGTGTACCCGCTGGACGGGCTGGACCACATCGCGCGGGAGGTGTTCGGCGGCTTCGTCACCTACCAGGAGATCGCCACCGCCAACAACATCACCAACGTCAACCTCATCGTCGTCGGGCAGAAGCTCAGGATCCCGCTGCCCTGCACCTGCGACCAGGTGGACGGCGCCGACGTCATGCACTTCGCCTACAGCGTCGCCAAGGGGGACGACCCGCCCGGCATCGCCGCCAGGTTCGGGGTCACCGAGACCACGCTGCTGAGTGTGAATAAGATCACCGACCCCAAGACCAGCCTGCAGCAGGGGCAGATCCTGGATGTCCCCCTCCCTGGTAAGCgtcttcctcttcctcttcctcttcttacGCCGCAATCCATACCTAGTTGTGAATTGTGAGGACGATGGAGTGAATAATGCTTGTAGCTCTGCTTAGGACGTACTACGAGACATAGAAGTGGTGGATTTTTTTTTCTAGTTACAGAAGAAAGATGACTTGATATCAGACTGGGAAGCATATGGATGAGCTGTTAGATTCCTCTTATGTGACATAGGTCTGCTAAATGCCCAAATCAAATGCAGGTCTCAAATGGCATACCACTATTGTGTAGACAATTGGACTCAACGATGGTTCCCTTGGGttgggtggagactggagactcttttttttttaaaaaagaaagaaagaaagatctGTTATTGACGACTTGGTGAGCTTGACAAGTTTGTTGCCCCATGGATGCTCCAGTTGTTCAGAGACTTGGTGAGTGAGACCACCATCTTGGACGGTGTGGTGGAGCGTTTAGACAAGTCGCTATCGGTTCATCCTGCGCGCTAGGACAAGTCCACCGATTTGAATTATTCAAGAAACCACAGCTCATATTCGTCCTAAGAGATCAACTTTTCATTCATAATCTGTTATACGTTGCTATCACCGTGCGAATTGTCTGACTCCGTGTCTGAACCCTAATGAACATGCTATTAGCACAGGACCGCTCACAAGTCTCCGTGCAGTTTACTTTTTTGACTATTACCATAGATACTTGGCCACATCCTTTTTGACTACTGCTTCATTATCCCTCTGTTTACTTTTTTGTTCTATGGTAATAGCAAAAGTGATCTCGCAGTCCCGTCTCCCGTCAGTACTGACTGTTCGTGCAAATTCTGTGCTTCCAGTGTGCAAGTCATCGGTCGGCAACGCCTCGGCTGACTACAACCTGCTCGTCCCGAACGGCACCTACGTGCTCACCGCCGACGACTGCATCCAGTGCAGCTGCAGCGCGAGCAACTACGAGCAGTAAGCTCCAGTCTTTCAGCTCTGCCGTCTCTTTTCATCGGCGACGGCACGGCGACTCACAGTTGTTTCCCTTTCCCGTGTGATGATTGCCAGTCTAGACTGCACTCCGGTGAAAGGCGGAAGGTGCCCGGCGGTGCCGCCGTGCAGTGGAGGCCTGACGCTCGGGCAGGTCAACGGCACCGGTTGCGCGTCCAGGATGTGCGCTTACAGCGGTTATACCAACACCACGTCCCTCACCATACATACCAGCCTTGTGCCTGCAAATGAGACTGCGTGCCAGAGTGAGTGACGCCCTGCAACTCTGCATCCGCTAACAATCTGTGTGCCTGATAGGTTTCTGATGGTTGGGTTCTTTTGGTCTTTCAGACGGAGGAGCTGCGAGAGCGGAGTTTGCCGGGTCCGTGTTGAGGACGTCTCTCATCGCCTTCCTCATGTCGCTGATCCTCATCTGCTTGCTATAGACGTTAGAACAGTAGATGGTGTATTATATGCCACTGTGAGATACTCAGATTGCTGTTGTGGTCTATTCATTGGCGATTGGTCTAGCTGTTTGAATAAAGCAAACATTAAAGTTTGCATCTGTGAGTGAATACGTATTTATTAGAATTGGGATGATCCAATAAAGCATTCCATGAATGGCCAAGTCCTGCAATACTATTTCACCGTACAGGTCCATGTGCAACGTGGTGGCTGTGAAAGCACGAGGGCATGACTGAATGCTGCCCCTTGATCGATGATGGCTAAGCGTAGTTGACCAAGATAAAACTATCAGCAGGCTGCCAGGAATGCAGCCAGTGGACTGTTCCCAGCAACAGGTCAACTAGAGCCTGCTTCGATCTGGCTTGCGCAGGCCTCCCATGGCCCTCGCCTTCTCCCGGAGCAGATACTTCTGCGTCTTGCCGGTCGAAGTCTTGGGGAGGTCGCTGAACACCACCGTCCTGGGCGCCATGTAGTGCGGCAGCCGAGCCCGGCAGAAGCGGATGATGTCGTCCGCGGTGGCTCTCGCGCCGTCCCTGAGCGTGACGAACGCGCACGGCGCCTCGCCCCAGTGGTCGTCGGGCCGCGCGACCACCGCGGCGTCGAGCACCGCGGGGTGCCCGAACAGCACCGACTCCACCTCGATGGAGCTGATGTTCTCGCCGCCCGAGATGATGATGTCCTTGGACCGGTCCTTGAGCTGGATGTACCCGTTCGGGTGGCGCACGCCGAGGTCGCCCGTGCGCAGCCACCCGCCGCGCATGGCCTCCTCCGTGGCCCCCGCGTCCTTGTAGTACCCGCCCATGACCGTGTTCCCCCGGAGCATCACCTCGCCCACGGCGCGCCCGTCGGAGGGCAACGTCTCCATGCTCGCCGGGTCCTTGATGGCGACCTCCTGGACCATGGCGTGAGCGACGCCCTGCAGCGCCTTCATCCGGGCGCGCTCCGCGGGCGGCAGCGCGTCCCACTCGGGCTTCCACACGCACGTCGTCGCCGGGCCGTACGTCTCGGTGAGCCCGTACCCGTGCGCGACGTCGAAGCCGAGCTCGTCCATCTTGGCCAGcacctgcggcggcggcggcgcgccgcCCGTGGAGATGCGGACCCTCCTCGGCAGCGGCTTCCGATCCGCCGCCGGCGCGTTCGCGAGCATGCTGAGCACCGTGGGCGCGCCGCCCATGTTGGTGACGCCGTGGCGCACGATGTGGTCGAAGACCACCCCGGGGGACACGCTGCCGATGCAGACGCTCGTGCCGCCCTGCGCCGCGGTGGCCCACACCATGCACCACCCGTTGCAGTGGAACATAGGCACGGTCCAGAGGTACACGGGCATGGTCGCCATCTCGTTGACGAGCACCGTGGCCAGCGTGTTGAGGAACGCGCCGCGGTGGCTGTAGATGACGCCCTTGGGCCTCGACGTGGTGCCCGACGTGTAGTTCAGCGATATCGGGTCGCGCTCGTCTGCCGGCCACCGGATTTCGAAGTCGCGCGGCGCGCTCCGCAGAAGCGCTTCGTACTCCGCGACCGCGACGCTGCCGTCGTTGCTGCCGCGGCCGTCgccggtgctgctgctgctgctggggtcagaGACCGTGATGACGAGAGGAAGCCTGTCTTTGGCGTCGGCGAGGAGCCTGAGCGCGTCGCGGGCCACGGCGTGGAACTGCGACTCCACGAGGAAGACCTTGGCTTCCGAGTGTTTCAGCAGGACGGACACCATGGCCGCGTCGTGGCGGGTGTTGAGCGTGCACAGGACGGCGCCGGTCATCGGCACGCTGAAATGGAGCTCGTACATCGCCGGTACGTTCGAGGCGATGACCGCGACCTGATCCGCAGGGCAGCACACACGGAGAAGTAGAGATCATCAGCCGTTCCTCGAGTTTTTCTTGGACACgtacaagagagagagagagaaacaaaAGGAAAGAAAACAGCTCGTCGTCCTGCCATGGCTTACCACGTCGCGGCGGCCAACGCCGAGACGAGCGAGCGCGGCTGCCCCGGCGAGGCACCGCTCCCTCGTCTCGCGCCACGAGAACCGCCTATCGCCGCAAACGACGGCCGCGCGGTCGCCGTACACGACCGCGGCGCGCTCCAGGAAGCTGAGCGGCGTCAGAGGCACGTAGTTGGCAGCGCACCACATGGATCCGTCCATGGCAGCGCGTGTGAGACTGAGAGATGGCCAGATGTGGCAGGTGCTCCTTCGGATCAAGCGCAACGCGACCCAATGTGGATGACGAGGTGATTAACGACATTAGAAGATGACGAGGGAGCTAGTCATCTTTGGACGCTTAGGTGTCCGGTTGGATCAGTCACATTTCGTGTGCATTTGTCAAGTGCTTGTGCTCATTATATTAGAGTAGTCATCAGTCATCACTGAGCCTGACTGAGGCGAaaacaaacgggacatttgtagtACGAACCTAACCTGCACGGCATCATGCAAACGGCGTCGACTTCTTCTATATGGCCAGATGCATTGAACAGGTTGGTAACAAATTTCTTTTTCTCCACCACGCCGAAATTGTTTGTGAATCTAGTCTGTTTACTTCCAGGCTTACGTGCGGATGTGGCCAGGAGCGTTGGCCAGTGCTGGACGCCAAACACTGGAACGAACCATCTCGCGGTGCTCTCTACGGAGGCGTGGACGATCCACGGCACAGGGCTGAACGGTCCACGACCTGAGCGCAGGAGCGGCCACTCTTCTGTGTAtgtacggacggtccgcgcctggggatcggacggtccgcgatggcgCAGAGCGTCGTCTTCTTCGCAAcagacctagatctcgcctcTCGGGAGGGACCCGTCGAGGAGGAGAGATTCTAGGGTGTGTCTTGACGTCGGTAGGCCACCTAAGACACCTCTAGTCGACGTATAGCCGAAGAGAGATGAATATTCAAGGTAGAGGGAGGCTAAACTAGAGTAATTTCTAATGCATAAGGTGAAAACGATAAGTAGATTTGATTGAATCGATTGTGAGGGTTTAATCGGCCATAGACCTTCATTTATATAAAGGGTAgatctggacccgttacaagtcgGTTCTCGAGTTAACCCCGCATGTTTAGTTATCAAACCCCGCAAGAAATCTGGAACCCTAGCTGATTCGGCgcacgcgcggacggtccgtgctgcTACGACGGACAATCCGGACCGCAGACCGTTCGCTCTTAGGTCCGAACCATTTGCAAGGAcatttttggtgctcaacatatgccccctgtcttttggtggaggttgacgAACTAAAAGCATATGTAGTGCCAGCATCCTTCGGGAAACAATAGATCTCACAAGTCACCTTGTTCCTGAAGTGACAATTAAGCCCGATGCAATTCACCGGCTTTTCAATCCAATAGGGTGATCGTTCAATTAAGCTCCAATGCATAAAGATTGTTTTGGATTGCATCTTTCTCGACCATGACCATCTAAtcaatagatcaaaaggtatataatAGAGGTCCCCAGCCTGAATAGATAATGGGACTATGCAAGTAACATGGGTACATCGCCGTACCATTCCACATTTGAACATGATAATATATCGATGATGAGTAGGTGGGTGAAAAGTATCTTTTCACTAGATAAATAGGTGATGTTTGTTGTGCCGCCTTTTGGGCCGTTTTATTCGGCCATTTTGTTTTAGCGGGCGACCGAGATCTTTGTTGGCCGATCGTGTAGAACGACCTTCTTGCTAGCATATTTGGAGAGCAATTGATCAAAAGTAGGACCAACTTTGACCAGTCGACCATGTGTGTTATGTTTTCCTTGCCCATATGTTCCCTTTTTTctttgtgtggaggctgacgcCCCTGGGtatgggcggactgtccggttgAGTCAGCTAGACCGTATGTTTGAGCACTGGACCGTCAGCATGTAGGTGCTGGACCATCCACGATGCTTGAGTCAGGGAGCCGTGCTCAACTGTTCAATTGAGCCTGCGCCATGCGCCTCCGGAGAAATCCCTCCTTGCGATATGTTCGACGTAcgaggatcaccaatgacgacgcttttgcctttgcctttacCGACCACTTTCGGCCGAACAAAGACTTTTTTGCTTGTGGGTTCTATTGTATTGACGGGAAATGGTTAtgtgtccacttgcatttccTAAAAAAACAACCGGCCCTCATTTTTGatcgattgtatctgtcgacgaaaaatgttacaatcattggtggcatgggaaaaagaattatgccacttgcagCAAGCACATTTTTTAATTCATCTAGAACAGGAATAGTATGCATTAACTTATTGTTGCCATTCTTAGTAGcttgtcaaatattttatcgcatttagAAACATTAAAAGTAATGTTAACttcttcttgttgattcttttgaattggatGCAACGAAGAACATGCAGAAGATgtggcctttgttggccaaacaaGCTCAGCGGTTTATACATCCACGaattcatcatctgaactatcacgctctactagatgtatagtacgagcggtcgattttgatgtctctttacaTCGGCTTTCACATACCAAAGCCCGATGATGTAGCTGAGCTATTGAAAAGAACTGAGTGCCATCTAATTTGTATCTttagtaggatagcaacccattaaaagccagccctgctagctctttgtctgcgacatggatTCAAAAGCAttagtttctagtgtcccggaacctccagatataatcattaaccgattcttcgtgTCCCCGTCGGACCGAGGTTAAACCAGCCaaccctaattcatattccctAGAAAAGAAATGCTCATGAAATTTACTCTCTAAACCATTACAGGAACTAATGtaattaggaggcagggcggcgtaccatgcaaaagcggtaccagtaagggataaaTAAAATAAACGTACATGAAAGGCTTGCCCCTCGGCCAATTCACCTAAGTGTGCTAGGAATTGGCCtacatgttcgtgtgtgcttctaccactttcaccagaaaacttagaaaactctagtatccttgccccttgtgggtacgggacaatgtcaaactagtGATAATATGGCTTTTGATATGACTGCCCTACTCTAGCTACATTAACTCTGAGTctatctcgaaatagttcagcCATCTCTTCCCTAGTTTTCTCCATTGCGCCCGGTGGCAGACCACTAGATCTTGGGCtgtggggctcatttggtcgggCGTTGCTATGTCGACCTTCTTGCCATGACCGATCGATAATCTTAATCGACCTGTGATCATATGGTGCGctgtggtttaaatatgtagggaGCAGAATATACTGGTactgtggtgtgtaataatttggtgcatagTGTGCAACAGTAGGTTCTGTGTATGCGTATCCGGACTATCCGATGGTAATTCCGAACTACTCTATTGTGTTCGCTATTATTGTGGTGCCATGTGGTGGTCCTGGTGCGGCTCCGGACTATCCGGCAGGGAAAGCTGAACGATCCGGCCATGTCCAGGGGCGtcgatctgccaagcagggacgacggtggtggtatttgccctggatatgagttcatTGGCTTACCATATAATGGTTGGGGCTGCAAATCCCCATTTCTTGCtgatgtattagacatagatatcctaTTACTGGTTTATATGATGGAAAATTAGGAGCAACATATTTCTCCAACGAACGTGTTAATTTTCTAATCGATTTTTCTGACCCTCCAATCAGTTGTTTCATTTCATTCTGCTGCtgatctacatactgtttaatagattggatgtcgtcgggtttacttacgttggggatttgaagcgaagatagaagagatacGACGTTGGTCTATCCATGTTTGACAACCttttggtggcgatccaccgtgtattaTGACAAGAATTTCTCCTTCGCTGACACATGTAGTCTTCGTATTGTTGTTGCTCATCGTTCGTCAGACTTTCGACAAGTGGCTTTAGGATATTGTCTGGGGAGATaacggtgtgatctttagaacgaCCATTTGAGGGCCCGATTTTCAGTAGATCTAGACACctggtccccagcggagtcgccaaaaagtgtgttggggcCAATCTGGACACCAAACACTAGAACGAACCACCGATGATGCTCTCTGCGGAGGCATGGACAGTGCATGGCATAGAACCGGATGTTTCGCGACCTGGGCGTAggagctactgttgggggcctctctctctgccgaaggtcctcatgACGAAGAAATTTTCTACAGCCAAAAGGACTGAGTGCCGAAGCTGCAAATGACATGCGTAAAGTGCCGAAGGACTATAGCTTCGGCCCAAGATGGTTACAAAGATCAGACGTGATAGTGagccaaagaggaaaagactCGTTAGTCCCTGATGGTTGTATTAGGATAATGTGTATGTATcaaggtcataaatgtacttttgcttGGGCTACGTCCCatgcatataaatagatgaaaagtTCCTCCGTATTGTTCACGTTGGATTGGAATTGCATTCATGCTTttgccttcgagcaagccgaagataCAAATATAATGTACATTTTGTATCACTTTGTTAATATATTAGACAGATCTTAATATTATTTAACATTTGATATGAAATGAATAAATGACATAATGTTACATCTGTAACTATATTTTTATATTTATAAAtgatgaagacttgttcttcatgaccttcgtccaagacaGATTATtctcgaagggagataatgcttagaaggacgaatgtccttaacgtttaacaattgtgttgccttgttttatgGTTCACAATAATAAAAAACAAGTGAACAACGGCTACTCGTCCTCTGCgtacgtccggacggtccgcgtctggGGCTCGGACGGTCCACGATGGTGCAGAGCATTGTCTTCTTTGCAGTAGACCTTGATCTCGCCTATTGAGAGGGACCATGTCAGGGGAGAGATCTTAGGGTGTGCCTTGGTGTCGGTAGTCCACCTAAGACGCCTCTTGTCGACGTAGAGttgaagagaggtgaagattcaaGGTAGAGTGagtctaaactagggctaaactagagctactcctaatgtataaggtaaaaacgataagTAGATTTGATTGAATCAATTGTGGGGGGTTTAATAGGtcatagcccttcatctatatataggggaggtctggacccgttacaagttgGTTTTCGAGTTAATCCTGCAagtttagctaataaatcccacaAAAAATTCAGAActctaactgattctgcgcacacGCAGATGGTCCGCGCTGCTACGGTGGACAGTCCACCGGCCTCAGGGCTGGACCATCCGCAAGGACATTTTTGCTGCTCAACAGACAGGTCAGAAACATTTTTCTTTTTCACCAGCACGTGGAAATTGTCTATGAACTTAAAATAGATTCCATGCCGTCTGATGCTACCGAAGATGGTGTGGGATTCACTTGGTCATAGATTACCGGTTTGTTGCCCATTAATTTGCGCCTCCATTTGATCTTCATCGTTTTTGTTCATTATTTATAATAACGTGCTATTTTGATCCATTCATTTTGAAGGAATTGGAATCTATTTAATGGTAGGTTATTGTCTAGAATTTGATATTCCACCACTTTTCAAAGTTTAGATATAAGCCTATATCAAAATCATAGGGTTTGAGATAGAAATTGATTTTATGTATCATCAATCTATGTTTCTACTCTGCAATTTATAACACGCTTTCTGACTCGCTCACATATAGTAGAAATATAACACATAAATATCTTCTCTATATGGCCAAcagtagtatacaaatatatttcatATAAAACCATATTACCATAATTAATTTGTGCCTAAACTATGATTAAAATGGAATTTAAATCTAATGTTCCAAACAAAACCTAACATTTTCCCGCTCAGGTTTTGTTTGAGCCGATGTTGTCAATCAAGCCATTGAGGTTGCAGTCTGTAGTAACTTAATTGCTTCTACCCACGTATTTACATCAAATAATATCTTTTCTTTACTACTATAAAGCACCAGTTTCCCGGTTCCACCATTGTCCTTTTAAAAAAATCCTTATACTTCTTTCTAACCAATCTGCTGTCCAAGGCTACGACACAATCCACCAGTAAGCAAGCACATCAATTAGTGTGCACCCAAACCCTAGCCCACCCGGTTGCTCCCAGACACCAATGCCATGATTTCCACGAACATGGAAGTACTTTGACATCTAGCCCTCAAACCACTGATACATCATCATTGTTTGCAACATTATCCAAAGTGATAGAAATAATCTTATCCTCTATTTTCCAAGCAGTAACACACTCATAAACTGCTTGCCCTATCATAGGCCCTTTGTGTGGAGGGTCTAACTCAAAGAAATTGAGCACACGACATTGCATTTTTCAGTCACTATTTATGTAGTGTGCAACCAAACACATATAGGACAATGTCTGATTAAAGGTCCATAGATCAGTGGTTAAGGAAATATATTCCACGTCTTTAAGGGCCTTTGTTAATACTTCTTTTTGAGACTCATACACCTTCAAGCATTCAACTCTAATGGTCTTCCTACCAATGAACACACATTGTGGATTCAAATACTTCATGACACTGTTAAACCATGTGTGCTCAACCATCCTAAATGTGTACTCATGAACTATAataatcttagcaattaattttctaACTTGCTTATGATTATAATCTCTAGGGGATGTGATAGTAGGGAGACCAGAATCTAATTCACCTGCATTTGAAGGAGTATAGTTCAGAAGAGATTGATCTAGCTTCTTTTCCAAATGCTTCGAATATGCCTCACAACGCTTCATGTGCCTCGACAATGTTGATGTTGTTGAACCTTGTATGTATGCATACATTTTCTTGCAATACTTGCACTTTTCTTTTAATACCTTTTTTCCTCTTCAGATGCATCTCCAACACTCACTTTATCAAACACTTCTCACACTTTGGATTTAGAGTTGTCGCCCACTTCAACCTTATCCTGTGCCTTCACCCTCTTACCCCTTTTCCTGCCTTTTATTTTACCACCACCATAATTTGATCCATCGATTGGCACAATGCCAACATCTCTCCCACCTAG
It contains:
- the LOC100384051 gene encoding Chitin elicitor-binding protein-like precursor (The RefSeq protein has 1 substitution compared to this genomic sequence) gives rise to the protein MSPFAARVASLAALLLALLLAAPASAANFTCATVGKTCQSAIGYAVPNATTYGELVARFNATTTLAELLGANGLPATTPASTPLAAKATVRVPFRCRCGSNGVGQSDGGPFYVVYPLDGLDHIAREVFGGFVTYQEIATANNITNVNLIVVGQKLRIPLPCTCDQVDGADVMHFAYSVAKGDDPPGIAARFGVTETTLLSVNKITDPKTSLQQGQILDVPLPVCKSSVGNASADYNLLVPNGTYVLTADDCIQCSCSASNYEHLDCTPVKGGRCPAVPPCSGGLTLGQVNGTGCASRMCAYSGYTNTTSLTIHTSLVPANETACQNGGAARAEFAGSVLRTSLIAFLMSPILICLL
- the LOC100384051 gene encoding chitin elicitor-binding protein-like isoform X2; its protein translation is MSPFAARVASLAALLLALLLAAPASAANFTCATVGKTCQSAIGYAVPNATTYGELVARFNATTTLAELLGANGLPATTPASTPLAAKATVRVPFRCRCGSNGVGQSDGGPFYVVYPLDGLDHIAREVFGGFVTYQEIATANNITNVNLIVVGQKLRIPLPCTCDQVDGADVMHFAYSVAKGDDPPGIAARFGVTETTLLSVNKITDPKTSLQQGQILDVPLPVCKSSVGNASADYNLLVPNGTYVLTADDCIQCSCSASNYEHLDCTPVKGGRCPAVPPCSGGLTLGQVNGTGCASRMCAYSGYTNTTSLTIHTSLVPANETACQNGGAARAEFAGSVLRTSLIAFLMSLILICLL
- the LOC100384051 gene encoding chitin elicitor-binding protein-like isoform X3, with protein sequence MSPFAARVASLAALLLALLLAAPASAANFTCATVGKTCQSAIGYAVPNATTYGELVARFNATTTLAELLGANGLPATTPASTPLAAKATVRVPFRCRCGSNGVGQSDGGPFYVVYPLDGLDHIAREVFGGFVTYQEIATANNITNVNLIVVGQKLRIPLPCTCDQVDGADVMHFAYSVAKGDDPPGIAARFGVTETTLLSVNKITDPKTSLQQGQILDVPLPVCKSSVGNASADYNLLVPNGTYVLTADDCIQCSCSASNYEQLHSGERRKVPGGAAVQWRPDARAGQRHRLRVQDVRLQRLYQHHVPHHTYQPCACK
- the LOC100383521 gene encoding putative AMP-dependent synthetase and ligase superfamily protein, with the protein product MDGSMWCAANYVPLTPLSFLERAAVVYGDRAAVVCGDRRFSWRETRERCLAGAAALARLGVGRRDVVAVIASNVPAMYELHFSVPMTGAVLCTLNTRHDAAMVSVLLKHSEAKVFLVESQFHAVARDALRLLADAKDRLPLVITVSDPSSSSSTGDGRGSNDGSVAVAEYEALLRSAPRDFEIRWPADERDPISLNYTSGTTSRPKGVIYSHRGAFLNTLATVLVNEMATMPVYLWTVPMFHCNGWCMVWATAAQGGTSVCIGSVSPGVVFDHIVRHGVTNMGGAPTVLSMLANAPAADRKPLPRRVRISTGGAPPPPQVLAKMDELGFDVAHGYGLTETYGPATTCVWKPEWDALPPAERARMKALQGVAHAMVQEVAIKDPASMETLPSDGRAVGEVMLRGNTVMGGYYKDAGATEEAMRGGWLRTGDLGVRHPNGYIQLKDRSKDIIISGGENISSIEVESVLFGHPAVLDAAVVARPDDHWGEAPCAFVTLRDGARATADDIIRFCRARLPHYMAPRTVVFSDLPKTSTGKTQKYLLREKARAMGGLRKPDRSRL